ACGGCTCTCCCTAACGATTTCGGTGTTTTGACCCATCACCTGCCATTCGATGAATCGTTATCGATTGGGTATAATCGGCAGCTCGCGACCCAATTGGGAGCAACAAGCGATGTGAAACCACTAGGATATAAGCAGGATTCGGCCAAAAATGGGAACGTGTTGCCTCAACGTCCATTGGGTATGCTTGTGGATGTAGCACAGCGGGAATTTGATGAGTGGCTCGATACCATTCAGGAACTGTTTGGTGGCTACGATCGGGCCGAAGCCGGGCATAGTATGGCCACCTGGCAGCCCATGAGTTCACGCGTTGCCGTAGTAGGGGCAATGACGAACACACTGATTCGGGAAGCGTCTGAACGAGGGGCACACCTGTATGTGACGGGGGCCTATCGAAAACCGGGTCAGCAAGCAGTCGATGAAACGGGTATAGCCGTCATTGCCGTAGGGCACCGTCGTAGTGAAGAATGGGGGTTACAGGCACTGGCCGATCAATTGCGTGCGAACTTCCCGATCGAATGTGTCATTCGGGAACCATTACCCATACGCTAATGTGGCTCCTTAAAGCATTGTTCTGGGATCATCGGCTATGCGGGTGTTATCATAAAAGGTATCCATCAGGGCCATATCGTCATCGGAAATCGTGAAATCCCAGACATCGAAATTCTCCTGAATGCGTTCCCGTTTAACGGATTTCGGAATGGTAACCGCACCATGCTGCAACGACCAGCGAATCAGGAGCTGGAAGGTACTTTTGCTATATTTTTTGGCTAGTGTTATCAATCTCGGATCATCTTTTTTCTGACCCCGAACCAACGGCGCGTATCCTTCTACCTGAATTTGCTTTTGCTGGCAATAGTCTAGCACTTCTGGAACATAACAATAGGGACTCAATTCGATTTGATTAAGGGCCGGGGTAATAGTGGATTGAGTCAGTAATTCGTCGATGTGAGCTGGATAATGATTGGCAATACCAATGGCGCGGGCTCGGCCTTCGCTGTAAATTTTTTCGAGGGCTCGCCAGGTGTCATGCTGATGGGCTTTAACGGGCCAATGGACAAGGTATAAATCAACAGAGTCGATGCGAAGGCGTTCCAGGCTTCGGTTGAAAGCACGTAGGGTTCGGTTATAGCCCTGGTCGTCGTTCCATACTTTGGTGGTGATAAAAATATCGCTTCTCGGTATGCCGCTAGCTCGGATCGCATCCGCTACTTCGCGTTCGTTTCCGTAGGCGGCTGCCGTATCGATCAGGCGACAACCGGCTTCGAGCGCCCATTCTACAGCCTGCTGTACTTCATTCGTCTGACTTGGGGCATACACACCGAGTCCGAGCAAAGGCATTTCAACACCATTGTTTAACGTAACGGTTTCGTTCATATGTTCTCTGACAGGTTATCCCCATATAATCTAAAAACTGCCAAATATGTTTCGACCGTATGTATAATTGTACGGCTGATAAACGATTTAGGAAGGATAAC
This window of the Spirosoma aerolatum genome carries:
- a CDS encoding Nif3-like dinuclear metal center hexameric protein, which encodes MHSAPVYLADIDRFLQASLALDRYPETERGGIYYPSSRPIHRIGLALEPFLKLPDWVLENQLDALWLHRPWQLDLTALPNDFGVLTHHLPFDESLSIGYNRQLATQLGATSDVKPLGYKQDSAKNGNVLPQRPLGMLVDVAQREFDEWLDTIQELFGGYDRAEAGHSMATWQPMSSRVAVVGAMTNTLIREASERGAHLYVTGAYRKPGQQAVDETGIAVIAVGHRRSEEWGLQALADQLRANFPIECVIREPLPIR
- a CDS encoding aldo/keto reductase, giving the protein MNETVTLNNGVEMPLLGLGVYAPSQTNEVQQAVEWALEAGCRLIDTAAAYGNEREVADAIRASGIPRSDIFITTKVWNDDQGYNRTLRAFNRSLERLRIDSVDLYLVHWPVKAHQHDTWRALEKIYSEGRARAIGIANHYPAHIDELLTQSTITPALNQIELSPYCYVPEVLDYCQQKQIQVEGYAPLVRGQKKDDPRLITLAKKYSKSTFQLLIRWSLQHGAVTIPKSVKRERIQENFDVWDFTISDDDMALMDTFYDNTRIADDPRTML